From a single Bacillus gobiensis genomic region:
- a CDS encoding ROK family protein, translating to MYLGAIEAGGTKFVCAVANAAGEIIKETKFPTETPEKTMSQIELFFNEFSLSSLGVGAFGPISVAEDQENYGYITNTPKKAWVNYPFIPELKKRLGTPVYFTTDVNAAALGELKKGAAKGLGSCMYITVGTGIGAGAVIGGKLVQGHTHPEMGHVLVRRHPQDTFKGTCPSHNDCLEGLAAGPAIEQRWGKPGKDLADQPLVWEIEADYLAQGLMQYILILSPEKIIMGGGVMKQSHLFPLIFEKLKGYVNNYIDLPELESYIVSPGLGDHAGIYGAIELAKEANEASLVK from the coding sequence ATGTATTTAGGCGCTATAGAAGCTGGAGGAACGAAATTTGTCTGCGCAGTGGCAAATGCTGCTGGCGAAATCATTAAAGAAACGAAATTCCCTACTGAAACACCGGAAAAAACGATGAGTCAGATCGAATTATTTTTCAATGAATTTTCACTTTCATCATTAGGAGTGGGCGCTTTCGGTCCAATCTCTGTCGCGGAGGATCAAGAAAATTACGGTTATATTACGAATACTCCAAAAAAAGCATGGGTCAATTACCCATTTATTCCTGAGCTAAAAAAACGCCTGGGTACTCCTGTATATTTTACGACTGATGTTAATGCAGCCGCGTTAGGGGAACTGAAAAAGGGAGCAGCAAAAGGTCTCGGCAGCTGCATGTATATTACAGTTGGCACAGGAATTGGCGCTGGAGCCGTGATTGGCGGAAAGCTGGTTCAAGGCCATACGCATCCTGAAATGGGGCATGTGTTAGTACGTCGTCATCCTCAAGACACTTTTAAAGGCACCTGTCCTTCTCATAACGATTGCTTGGAAGGATTGGCTGCAGGTCCTGCCATTGAACAAAGGTGGGGCAAACCGGGGAAAGATTTAGCAGATCAACCATTAGTTTGGGAGATAGAAGCCGATTATCTTGCTCAAGGTTTGATGCAGTACATTCTGATTTTATCTCCTGAAAAAATTATTATGGGCGGCGGCGTGATGAAGCAATCTCATCTGTTTCCGTTGATTTTTGAAAAGCTGAAAGGCTACGTGAATAACTATATTGACCTTCCGGAACTTGAGTCATACATTGTCTCTCCAGGCCTAGGAGATCAT
- a CDS encoding GNAT family N-acetyltransferase produces the protein MAYDNIRVLDRDDADRYLELRLEALLQDPDAFGSTYEETMQNSMKELLHQYKQRLVPTEKSFTVGAFYEATLISAASILRQEMIKFNHKAALLAVYTSPAYRGKGIGKAVLYAVIEHAKKLEGLEQITLSVLKSNKSAKKLYESAGFEVFGCEKQAIKYKNRYHDELHMKLLL, from the coding sequence ATGGCTTACGATAATATTAGAGTCTTAGACAGAGATGACGCAGATAGGTATTTGGAGTTAAGGCTGGAGGCATTACTTCAGGATCCTGATGCATTTGGTTCAACGTATGAAGAAACCATGCAAAACAGCATGAAAGAGCTGTTACATCAGTACAAACAAAGGTTAGTCCCAACCGAAAAGTCCTTTACCGTAGGTGCATTTTATGAAGCCACTCTTATTAGTGCTGCAAGTATTCTCCGTCAAGAAATGATTAAATTTAACCATAAAGCTGCACTTCTAGCAGTATACACATCTCCTGCTTACCGAGGGAAAGGCATTGGAAAAGCAGTCCTTTATGCAGTAATTGAGCATGCGAAAAAGCTAGAAGGCCTTGAACAAATTACTCTAAGTGTATTGAAATCAAACAAATCTGCCAAAAAACTCTATGAATCTGCAGGATTTGAAGTCTTTGGCTGCGAAAAACAAGCAATAAAATATAAAAACAGGTACCATGATGAGCTTCATATGAAATTATTACTATGA
- a CDS encoding disulfide oxidoreductase, translating to MNKNPVFLYIAWVVAMTAVLGSLYFSEIRKFIPCELCWYQRIFMYPLAFLLGIATFRHDFRIKVYILPLSIIGGCISLMHYLEQKVPGFGGLRPCVNGVPCNSSYINWFGFITIPFLALIAFILITVFMFLINGKKES from the coding sequence ATGAACAAGAACCCTGTCTTCTTATATATTGCATGGGTCGTAGCAATGACAGCTGTTCTCGGAAGCCTATACTTTAGTGAAATTCGCAAATTTATTCCTTGCGAGCTCTGCTGGTATCAGCGGATCTTCATGTATCCTTTAGCCTTTTTGCTAGGAATTGCAACCTTTCGACATGACTTTAGGATCAAAGTATACATACTTCCTTTGTCAATCATTGGCGGCTGCATATCACTGATGCATTATCTCGAGCAAAAGGTCCCGGGGTTTGGAGGGCTCAGGCCGTGCGTGAACGGTGTCCCGTGTAATTCATCCTATATTAACTGGTTTGGTTTTATAACCATTCCTTTTCTAGCACTCATCGCATTTATTTTAATTACGGTTTTTATGTTTTTGATAAACGGTAAAAAAGAAAGCTGA
- a CDS encoding DsbA family protein — protein sequence MSKKQLAKKQSPLKIAVIITLTLFVLIVALVVIKNSGSEDGEAGSFDTPPSLEGQPVMGEESAPVTVTVFGDYMCPSCKAWEMDIFPQLEKDYITTGDVKLSAVNVLFHGQDSETAALASEQVLAEDPKSFWDFHHKVFESQAEHGEKWVTPNKMAEIAEETTSVDPDELVDKLSAKTFAEQLQTDTELYKKYNVQSTPTIMINGKTVNEVFDYNKIKEMIDEELGNAK from the coding sequence GTGAGCAAAAAGCAACTTGCGAAAAAGCAATCACCTTTAAAAATCGCTGTTATAATCACGCTGACTTTATTTGTATTAATTGTAGCTTTGGTGGTTATTAAAAACTCCGGTTCTGAGGACGGGGAAGCAGGAAGCTTCGACACTCCTCCTTCACTTGAAGGACAACCTGTTATGGGGGAGGAAAGTGCGCCTGTAACAGTGACGGTTTTTGGAGATTATATGTGCCCTTCATGTAAGGCATGGGAAATGGACATTTTCCCTCAGCTTGAAAAAGATTATATTACAACAGGTGATGTAAAGTTATCTGCTGTTAATGTGCTTTTTCATGGCCAGGATTCAGAGACAGCAGCTTTGGCTTCGGAACAGGTTCTTGCGGAAGATCCAAAGTCTTTTTGGGATTTTCACCATAAGGTTTTCGAATCTCAGGCTGAGCATGGGGAAAAATGGGTGACTCCAAATAAAATGGCTGAAATAGCGGAAGAAACAACTTCCGTTGATCCGGATGAGTTAGTCGACAAGCTTTCGGCCAAGACGTTTGCCGAGCAATTACAAACGGATACAGAATTGTATAAGAAATATAATGTTCAATCGACCCCAACCATTATGATAAACGGCAAAACAGTCAATGAAGTCTTTGATTACAATAAAATTAAAGAAATGATCGATGAAGAACTGGGGAATGCGAAATGA
- the copZ gene encoding copper chaperone CopZ, translated as MSENKLTVQGMSCAHCVHAIESNVGKLDGVESVKVNLEAEQVEISYDGNAVSLEEIADTIEDQGYDVVK; from the coding sequence ATGTCCGAAAATAAATTAACTGTTCAAGGAATGTCTTGCGCACATTGTGTTCATGCGATCGAAAGCAATGTGGGGAAATTGGATGGAGTCGAATCTGTGAAGGTCAATTTGGAAGCAGAACAAGTTGAGATCAGCTATGACGGAAATGCTGTCTCACTTGAAGAAATTGCTGATACGATTGAAGACCAGGGATATGACGTAGTCAAATAA
- a CDS encoding metal-sensing transcriptional repressor translates to MEEKHGAALSPQSSKEKDQLLNRLKRIEGQVRGIQNMVENDRYCVDIIVQISAINAAMQKVAFHLLENHTNHCVSDAIKSGNGEQSIEELMEVFKRFSKL, encoded by the coding sequence ATGGAAGAAAAACATGGAGCTGCTCTTAGTCCGCAAAGCAGTAAGGAAAAAGATCAGCTGTTGAATCGATTAAAGCGAATTGAAGGTCAAGTCAGAGGAATCCAAAACATGGTGGAAAACGATCGGTATTGCGTAGACATCATTGTGCAAATCTCCGCAATTAATGCAGCCATGCAAAAGGTTGCGTTTCATCTGCTTGAAAATCATACGAACCATTGCGTGTCCGATGCGATTAAAAGCGGCAATGGAGAGCAGTCGATTGAAGAACTAATGGAAGTTTTTAAGAGGTTTTCGAAGCTGTAA
- a CDS encoding YvrJ family protein, giving the protein MDVWMQWISEVGFPIIVTFYLLHRIEQKLDQLNQSIQSIPVRQQEIVENNMRETS; this is encoded by the coding sequence ATGGATGTATGGATGCAGTGGATCAGTGAAGTAGGGTTTCCTATCATTGTGACCTTTTATTTGTTGCACCGCATTGAGCAGAAGCTGGATCAGCTTAACCAGTCCATCCAAAGCATTCCGGTGCGTCAGCAAGAAATTGTCGAAAATAACATGCGCGAAACATCCTAG
- a CDS encoding SOS response-associated peptidase → MCGRFTLYSDFDDILNRFDIELSNLEYDYVQSYNIAPSQQILSVINDGSKNRLGHLRWGLLPPWSKDEKIGYKMINARSETLAQKPSFKKPLQSKRCIIPADSFYEWKRIDSKTKLPMRIKLRSAKLFSFAGLWEKWNSPKGEMIYSCTIITTNSNDLMSPIHDRMPVILTPETEAQWLNPKIKNIEDLQKLLVPYEAKDMEAFQVSSEVNSPKNNSPELIDAI, encoded by the coding sequence ATGTGCGGCAGATTCACTTTGTATTCAGATTTTGATGATATTCTGAACCGTTTTGATATCGAGCTGTCCAATTTAGAATATGACTACGTACAAAGCTATAACATAGCTCCGTCTCAGCAAATCCTTTCTGTCATTAACGACGGCTCAAAAAACCGGCTGGGTCATTTAAGATGGGGGCTTCTTCCTCCGTGGTCCAAAGATGAGAAAATTGGCTATAAAATGATTAATGCCCGCTCAGAAACGCTGGCTCAAAAACCAAGCTTTAAAAAACCGCTTCAAAGCAAAAGATGCATCATACCTGCTGACAGCTTTTATGAGTGGAAACGAATCGATTCGAAAACAAAGCTTCCCATGCGAATTAAGCTGAGATCCGCCAAGCTTTTTTCCTTTGCAGGACTTTGGGAAAAATGGAACTCTCCTAAGGGTGAAATGATTTACAGCTGTACAATTATTACCACGAATTCAAATGATTTAATGAGCCCGATTCACGACCGCATGCCTGTCATATTGACACCTGAAACAGAAGCACAATGGCTAAATCCAAAAATCAAGAATATCGAAGATTTGCAAAAGCTGCTTGTCCCATATGAAGCAAAAGACATGGAAGCATTTCAGGTGTCGTCTGAGGTCAATTCACCAAAGAACAACTCACCTGAATTAATAGATGCGATTTAA
- a CDS encoding zinc ribbon domain-containing protein, whose protein sequence is MQKKGCIKCGSTEAGQKEIATTGTGLSKMFDVQNNRFLVVYCKKCGYSEFYNKDASLGGNILDLFFGG, encoded by the coding sequence ATGCAGAAAAAAGGATGTATTAAATGCGGAAGCACAGAGGCCGGTCAGAAGGAAATTGCTACTACAGGTACTGGATTATCGAAAATGTTTGATGTACAGAATAATCGTTTTCTCGTTGTGTACTGTAAGAAATGCGGATATTCAGAATTCTATAACAAAGATGCTTCACTTGGAGGGAATATTTTAGATTTATTTTTTGGCGGATGA